The sequence TATTAAAGTTGTGGAGTTGGAAATTTGGAGTTGTGGAGTTGGAGTTGTGGAGTTGTGCGAGTTTTGTAGTAGTAGAGTTGTGCAGGTTCTGAAAATTTGGTGTTGTTGGATATTTGGAGTTGCGACAGAGTTTTGTAATTGTTGATATTTTGCCGCAGTCGTTTGAAGTTGGTTTGTAGTTGTATGTATGTGGATTTTGcatattttgtcattttgtgTATGTTTGTTAAATACAAACTAGGTTTATGAGTTATTCTCGATATAATACAAATTTCAAGTTAAGAGCTTGTTTGGTGTTGATTACAGATTGCATATATGAAAGGGTCGTAATGACCTATATTGACGGATAAAAAACGTCAATAAAAGAGTGTATAGTTGACAGTTATAAAAAAATCGTCAAAACATAATAGTTAATGGGCAACACACATGTCAATAAAAAGGGATTTCTTAACATTTTTAGAAGAATGGTTGATAGATGAAAACTGTCACTATTACCTTACATTCATGTTCGACGCATATCAACAAAGATTGTTTCTTGATGGACTTTTTTCATAGACTTGATGGGGGAAAACGTCAAAGTCTCATTTCTTGATGGCGTTCACCATCAAGAAATGGTTTTTGATGACCTGTTTTGACCATCAAGAAAGCCAACAAAATTAGGTTTCTTAGAGATAGACTTTTTTATGTCTGCCTTCTTGGTGGACTTTGGCCAtcaaaatagatattttatgaCATGCTTTGcacattagaaaaaaaataccaaaaattgTAGTAACATTAGGGCAAAACACATATAAATATGATTGGttaactttcataaatataacaaaatacctAAATATTTGTGGCCCgcgtaacaaaatcaaaaaattcatCAAGCTCGtagaaatttttcataaattttagatttgccCTTAATATTGGGGACATttcgtcacttctctttcttcttcttcttttcgatttattcatcttctcttctagattcttcaactctttcttattctattcttatttttatttcaaatttattcaGCTCCTCCATTCATCTACTTTTTAGTAAATAAAATACAGATTTCTTccaagattttctttcttttatttttattcattttctttttctttcgtTATTTCTtcatctctctttctttcttatagCTCCTCTTATAGAATATTAAGATTATTTAAGTACcactttgatatgatctaaacgatgtTTAGACTTGAAGCATTTCCTACATGATCATGTATAATGtcctacatgatcgtgtatcatttatTGCACGATTGCATATCAttatcgtttagaagaaaaactaCACTAAGcatttttccatcgttaaaaagaactacacaatcgtATATAATTTCCTATACAATTGTGTATaattttctacacgatcgtgtataaatttcTGCATAATCGAgtatcatgattgtttagaagaatAATTACATGAAGTGTTTTTTctatcgttaaaaagaactacacgatcgtgtatcatttcctacacgatcgtgtattatATCCTACACGATTgcatatcatgatcgtttagaaaaagaattacatGACATTTTTGcaactatttgattttttttttaagttttatttgagaaaagaaaagaagaagattggaAGAGAGGGGGCAGCCGACGCAAAAGACAAACATTAGAGGAAGAAAGTTTTTCTtgcaaacaagaaaagagaaaagtgTGGCTGACGGGGAGGAAAAACGTCGGAGTTTCGACGTAAGCGATGACGGGCTTTTTCGAGTAGCGTTTAACGGCGTTCAACGTCGGTGGTGGATTACATCAGGTTTCACTGTGAGTTTCGTCGTGGATGTTCTGTTTTTCAATCGTGATTGTTCTTGGAGTTTGCAATGGGTTGTTCGACACACGAGTCTCCATTCGGAGGAGCAGACAAGAAGAAAATCCCTTATTTTACGTCAAATGTATGAAGACTTTGAAGAGTTTGAAGGGGACAAAGCTAGAAGCTAGCTTTAATCGTTTCTGCCTAAATGTGCACGATTTGAAAAAGGTACGATATAGCTGCAGAAATTATGTGAGCATTAATGGTAATAGGTGTTAATCGTGCTGTGAGTTTTATCTAATTATATGGTATTTGGGAtttattgaataattatatttcatattcAAGTTTGTCccttaggtaggggcatttaagacattactcatgcaattttcttttcaaatttttcatgtttcgctattttgtcaatttaaaaataaattttatcatttatccAAAATCAACCTCCTATTTTGCTCTTCTTCTTGTTAACTAGATTAAAGTTGAGGAACATTCTAGACCTATTCTCGAAAACTTTGGTAgattaaacaatttttattcATATAACGACTTCTTAGAAGATCGCTGGGAAAATATTTCATGAGTAACTTTTAAAGtagaactcttttttttttttctaaatagaAATTAACTTAAGAAGAGCCAATCAACATATGCATAgtctataaaaaataaaaaatgcttACAATCAAGCACTTCATTAAGGCCTACCTCAAAAGATGgtaggaaaaaaagaacaaaggaAAAGATGATGCACTTAAAACTATTACAACCTATTAGCTGCTGCTTCTTCCCTTTAATTTCTCAGTAGTAGCAAAAACAGGTCAtcgtttatttattattttttttttttcagaaatgATTAAATTTCCTGATCAAACCCAAAACTTTACTTTCAAATTCATATCAACTTGCTCCACATCTGCCACCACAATCAGCGGTCTGTACTGGAACGAACTCGGGATGAGGACCATGATGGTCTTGAACTTCCAAATGCAGATCTGCTGTCATCATTACGCCAACTGTCCGGTCGAGATGGTCGATTATCAGGCCGGCTGCTTCCCCATCGACCAGATTCAGATAGTGGTGCATCAGGGGTGGAGCCTTCGTTCCGTCGAAACTTTGGCACGTATTTTGCTGGGGATGTTGCAGCAGCTGCAGGAGCAGCAGTCCTGGGGTCCAGAGGCCGAGAACTAGGAGCAACATCAGGTCGAGCAGGAGCATCACCTGATCTGGCACTACTACCAAAGAGACTTTCTTTCCTcagtctttctttttcttccaactCTCGCTCTCTCTGTCTCTGCTTCTCAGCTATCTCATCCAATTTAGCCTTGCGTTCAGCTTCTTCCTTCTTTCTCCTCTCCGCCTCTGCAAAAGTTCAAAAGATGTCATCAACAAAGAAAAATTACGTATCAACACATTTTTAAACAACCAATATCAGCTATAGCTAAATAGAACCAGTTGTCACACTAATGTACATTATATGAAAAACTAAGGAGGGATCTCTTAAGTTGTTTCAATCCATGTTCATAATGTCTAACAACAGTTGATAACTGCATATCCGATATTTTCAAAAGGCACAAAATGATGTTTGACCCCATAGAAAATTATGATTTTTAAACAAATACCTTCACGCTTGCGTGCTTCCTCCTCTTCACGTAATATTCTAATCCTCTCCTCTTCACGCCTTACATAAAAGATTTTCTTTCTCTTAGCCTCCCTTTCTGCTTTCCGGGCCTGAATTATTTGCCTGATATGCTCTTCTCTCTCAGTTCTACGTCTGCTGAATTCCTCTTGACGAAGACTAATTACTCTTTCTTGGAAACTTTTCTGCAGAGCACAAAACAAAAGGTTAAATTTAATCATGTGTCAAAAGTCAATTTCTGCGAAGATGCGTATATTCGAATTTCACTTCAGAACATATAcgaaataaattataaaataataatattttcttaagaaattaaaataactaataatctggggtggggggggggggggggggggggaacgTCTGATGTGCCCACAAGACAGATACAAGGCATCGGaaaataatgataaaactatcacatagttccaaaatacaaagattattttggagaaattttttggaaacttaataattaaacttaaaatgCTCTTAACATTAATAACTAATGAGCACCATATTAAGACATATTTGTAAAAAACATACTGATTTTTTTTCTAGGAAACAAATACATATTCGAAAAAAAGAGTAAGAACGGACAGCCTAGTGTGGCAAGGGGTAGAGATTATGCCTTCCCGTAGAGGGGAGCCCCTTCCAATTGTAAATTAGTTGtatcaaacaaaataaataaataaaataaaaataagaatattaaAGGTTCAGAATTAATTATCATTTGATGTGGGGTTGTGAATATATTTAAGAGAAGTAAAATGATAACAAAAACATCCAGAAACAACACACTACCCCCACAGAGAGAACAAAGTTAGTCAATGGAAACAAGGACGCAAAAATTTTAATGTTATCTTTTAAATAAGATCTATACTCTTTACAATTATTGACAAGATTTCTTTTAGATCGCAagattattaaataaaaaacgCCATCATCACAGCACATTAATGAATCCAAAAACTTTGAGCAGACAAAGGTTAATATTAATCCAACAGAACCCAATAGAGCCATATGAAACTAACTACCAACCTTACTCTCCAACATTCTCGCCATTCGATTCTTCTCCTTGAGGTCACCTTCATGGCGCTGCTTGCTTAACTCAACCTCCAGCTGAAATGCAGAAAAGAAAttcatattttaataaaataaactaaaagaaATTTATGAGCATATCATCAAATGTAGCAGGAAAAAACTGACGACACAATAATGGAAGTACAACAAGTTTTAAAGGAAAATGAATAGATGAAATTCATAACAAACAGTGCAAAAAACTGTATGATAACTGTGTTATGCAAAAAAAACTCGGAAAAGGTTCCCCCTTTGACATCAGAAACACTGAAAGTAGTAATTGAAAATGGTAATGCCACTAAATAAGTCATGTGCATCAGTTCATCTTTATCAGTTCACACACGATTATGGTGATCGGAGTTAGAAACTCTCACAAGACCTTGCACCAATTTTTGTGCAAACTTCCCTCGCTCACTAATTCCTAACCTCATTAGAAGTATAATCTCTACTTGTAAGTTTACTGCACTAACTGGCTTCAATAATACTGTCATCCACAGCCGACTTGATGTTAAGATCTGAAATATATTGAAATTAAAGGGAAACTTCAAGATAATCCAAGTTCAAGGTACTTGGGATCCCCTCCCTTGAGCATACTAACTCAAGCCCTAACCACTCAACTAATGCCCCCCTTTCTTCATCACCATCCTTCTACTTATAACTACTCTCAGTAACTAACTGTTCATCTAATTACCCTTATCCCCTAGCCCCATACTAAGTATCTAGTACTAGAACCTAACACTTCACTCTAAACCCAAAAAACCACAAGTACCCATCAAAGTCATTTCTTTTCATACTACTGGAGAACTTCCAATTAAGATAGTAAGGAGTGTTCTGCTAGTTTTTCTTCAACCCTCGCAATATGACATAATGTAGTCAAATTCAAGCCACTTCTCGCTAACTATCCATGTTAGTTCATTACTCAAAATACAGGAGGAATGTATTGAAGGTTTCTTACGCCAATTGGAGAATCATTTAACTTAGGACAAAAGACACGAGTCAACTCACAAGCCAGCAAAATTGTAGTCGCCCACCCAAAACTACCTCTTGAAAATACTCGAGCCATCCTCCATGTCACCATACTCAAAAGAATAAATTCCCATAAACACAACCAAAAAATCAAAACCAATTAGCACTGCACTATGTTAGATCATCCCTTTCTGCTCGTCACTATGCTTTGGAATGTTAGGGCACAGATACAGAAGCTACACAAAGCAAAATCAAAACATGAAAGAGATGAAAACTCATTGGAGGCCTCAACACTTTGATTTAGGCCGATGTGCAAACACCACTTGACGCCAAAATATATATCCACGCTTTCTTTGTTGCATGAAAATCCCTTTATTTCCCTATGGATGATATGCACATGCCATATACATCTTTAATTTAGTTTGTTGCCTAAATACACCGACATATATGATATACATTTTCACAGTTAAGAATTAAGAAAACAAACTACAACCAAATGCATATAATCATACATAATCATAGTTTCTTTCAATGTGTTGAACAAATCATTCAGAAAGCAAAACCTGCTGATTACGTTCATGAATCATTCTCTCTTCAAGCAAGCGTTGCTGAAATTCTTCTTCAATTAACGGTGCTGCCTCTTCTCTTTTAGCTCTTTCTAAATAATCCATAGTTTTGGCGAGCTTTTGTAATTTCTTCTCCATTTCCTGCCTCTCCCTTAATTGTTCAGTAAGGGCCAATTGCATTAAAGTTTGTTTCGACAACTTTTCCTGGTGATATATATCCATTGTTATTAATCCATTCAACATCATTCcgaaataagaaaaagaattaaCAAACAGAACTCACAGAGTCAAGAACCGGTTTCCTGCTTCCCTTCTTTTTGCCAACGCGCTTTTCAGCTTCCTGAAGTAGAGCCTGTGCTTCCTCAAGTTCTCGCTCTTCTATTTCCCTACGAAGCCGTTGGTTTTTCCTTTGTTCATATTCTGCAGCAAGTCGCTTCTGCTCAGCTTCTTCAGTTATCTTCAGTAATTTTAACCTTCTTGACTCCTCCTCGCGTTCCTAAACACAGTTACATCACATTTTTATCATATATACATCAacagaaaaatgaaaatggctatTCACAGTTTGATGAGGCTACCATTTCCAAAAGCTGTCGTTCCAGCTCTTCCTTCCTTTTCTCAATTATTGATTTCCGAGCAAGCAACCTTTTGTGCTCTTTATCAACAATATCTGCCAAGTCCGGCAATATATCACCTGTTTTTGAGGCTTTACCAACTGGAGGGTAGATCATAGCTCTTGCGTTGTTTAAGGATTCAGCAAGAACGGTCAGGTGGTCTCGAAGCCCATCTGATTCGATACCCTAAATTGATacataaaaaaacaattatgctttttctattgttgttctccactctctctctctatctatctatctatctatatatatatatatatatatatatatttttttttttttttttttttaattaattaatttttttatttaaagaaaatgtgTTTATAAACATCAATTCAAAATATATACATGAAACTGAGAAAAGACTACAATTTCCCTAAATCTTAATAAACAGAAAAAGATAAAGTCATTCCCTTAAATTCAATATCAATACTTTGAATAAGATCTGAAGACATGTCGAAGATCAAAAAGGGCAGAGATAAAGTCATAAGTGTTTAATAATAACTTAAACAGCAGATAAAATAAGATTGGATACATTAACATCAAGGGAAAAGCAATTATCTAGCATGGCTCAAATCTCAGTGACATTGTCCCTTAGTGCAAAaggagaagaaaggaaaaagaaaaataggaaaaaaaattcaataccAAATTGCCAAATAACACAATGTTCCTTGAATGATCAACTTTCATGGCAATGAAATTTTGTTTAACTGCATCAACTGATATTTTTTCCACGGCAGAAAAATCAAAAAATGGGATCATCTGCGATAGACTCTCAATTTTCATAGTCTGATACACCTTGGAGACCTGGAATAACATAGTTCAATAAAAAATTCAACgcatcaaaacaaaattttcaaccaatgttttttctttatatatgaGCAATATCATTGCAACGTTTAATATATAAAAGTGAAGTACCTGCTGAAGCAGCCTCAGGGTAGCAAGTTTTTCAAGAGCCGGAACATATTGGGACAATTGCACTTCAGGGACAGATGAAGCTGATGAAAGCTTACCTCCAAGCTTCGATATTTTGTTAAGCAAGGGTTGCAATTTTGTTGCAAGATCAAGAGGGAAGAATTCATGCTCCAAAAGATGATAGAGATCTTTAACTTCCTGAATTGTGCAGCTAAGGACTCCTTTAGACACCTAAAGAAAAGCAGAAATCTACTAAGCAAACAGAACTTGAATTATGAGTACACACTAAAAGCTGTGATACGTATCTGCATGGAGTTTTCactgtaaacaaaaaaaaacatagtCCTTCGTATCAAAAAGGTGCGGAAGGAGATTGCACATCAGCCCTAAtgaaaaaaattttaagagcAGTCCATAGTCGGTAAACATTATGAAGGTTATCAACATTAGTTGCTAAAGCTTCCAATAAGACAGTTTCATTGATGAATGAAATATCAAAAGAGTTACAAAAGTAGCTAATGACGTGAATACAAAAGATTCCtccaaaaagaaacaatgaaatTTAAGCTGTAACTTTAGAATGGTTGCATATTTTTACACCAAAAAAGAGCATTGATTAAAGATGAATCAAGAACTTCCCTGGGATTCTTTCTTTTCCCCGAAAAATTATTGTGTGATAGGAAGCAGGATGTTAATTCCAAAAGGTATTGAAATTTACTATCCACCCTTATTACTTCAAATGAATGTGAACAAATTGAAGTATAACTTCAGCGGGTAAGAGGGAAAGAGTCAACAAAATATTGAAGTAAAAGTAATCAGACATACCAGTTCGGAAAGAAGATTCGCCCTTGAAAGCTGGATGAAACATAAACAGAAAGAATGTAAGGTAATGTTCTGGTtgagaaaaatataaaagaaaatccaATTAGGCAAGTTGTTTTACCACATCTCTACTTTCAAGTTTGGAATCTAAACTGAACCCTATAAGATTAGCCATCCTCAAATTCCGCTCTTTCTCATGTTCAAGTTCTAAGTGGGAAGCACCATGCTTAGAGTCATAGGGAGACACTGCAAGCgctgccaaaataacagatgaaGCTATCAGCTGCAGATCCTTCTGGCTTAGATTTTTGTTGAAACTTTTCTGGATGGAGAAAAGTTTGAACCATGCATATGCATGATAAAGATTGCTATCCGATATCCAAAAGATCTCTGTTAATTTGACGTAATACACCACCATCAAGGATGGTTTGGGTGTTTTCTTCACCATACACATCAAACCATGAATATCTTCCACAGAACGAAAAGCTTCCTGTAAAATcgataatatataaaaaatttaattcaattatttgtagAGTAAGAAATCCTGAcatgtatttttaaaatctgGACAATAACCCACTTCTTTCATAAGAAAAAAATTCAGACCTGCCAGAGCTCAAGCTCTGTGGCAACCTTCAGCTGTTCAAATCTTGTGTCAAGGTATAATTGCAAGCTCTCTGGAGCAGAAAGATCAGGTCGATCCCTCTGGTCTCTATACTTGTTGAGATTAGCAAGATGATTTCTGATAATTTCACATAATCGGCGAAATTCTGTTGTTCTTTTGTACACCTTACAAAACTGGAAGGCACGATGGGCTGTCATCTACAAATGGGGAACACCAGCAGAACTAAAATGAGTAACATTACTATTACTGGTCAATATAattcataaaaatataaaaaatgaggctaatgatattttgttttatGGTAAAAGTTCATTCAGCTccgcaagaagaaaaaaaaaagaaaatggaggatcagtaaaatttcaagtagtcagtttccCTAAAAAGATGTATACCAAAGTTCCAATAATGTCTTTGGGACCTACTAAACACAATCGAAATTTTAAGACCTAAAAGACACTTTTAAAGTTCATGATCATGACCTATTggacacaaaattgaaagtacATGAACCGGTTTTTAAAGTTTAGGGGTTAAATTTACACAAAGCTAAAAGTGTAGGGACTAgactttaaaaaaattgaactctTATAGCAAAATAGCCCCAAGAGCCCTAAACACAACTTCCTATGGCTGATACAGATGTCAAAAGCTTTCTTAGATCCTCCAACCATTAGAACCAATAGGAAGCTGTGTTACATTATGCAAGGATTTAACTACTACTACCTAACAGGCCCAAAATAAAATTCCACTCAAATACTATACTTCTCATTTTTTAGAAGATATAAACTGAAAAGTAAATTCAATAACGCATACACCAAATAACTAGCTTAGTTATGACCTACCGCATAAAGCGCCTCCAACTTTGAATTATTTCGTAGTATCTCCAGAACTGTTCGATATGTCTCCCATAGAAATTTAAACCAAGGGGTAACAAGTTCACGATCAGATCTATCCTTCCCCTTTTCACCACTGACATAACTAAGCATCAGATCTTCTGGTCTTTTATCAGCTTCCAAATCATCAACGTCCAGAGCTTCTTCTAAGGCTTGAGCTTGACTACGAGCCTGCTCTGCCTTCTCAGTTGAAAGATGCAGAAAATGCTTGATTACTTCCTCCAAAGAAGTAACATTGACTTGCTGGCAAACAATACGGTATTGAATTAAACCATCCTTAGCAAACCTTCCTTTCCTCATGTCCACACAGAGCTCAACATACTTAAACATAATCCTCTCTAGAGGTTTCTGCCATGCTCGATATCTCTTTGAAGTTATAAGATCATGAAGAGCTTGCAAGGCATCTTGCTTCTGGCCAACATTTATCAGCTCTGAACGGACAAGAAGAATAAATTAAATACTTGATATGCTTCATTTCACAGAAAACAATAGACACATCATAAATTTCAATATATGGCAAATAGATCAACAGTGGTGGACTAGAAACACAAACA comes from Cucumis melo cultivar AY chromosome 12, USDA_Cmelo_AY_1.0, whole genome shotgun sequence and encodes:
- the LOC103488440 gene encoding eukaryotic translation initiation factor 3 subunit A-like — encoded protein: MTSFVKPENALKRAEELINVGQKQDALQALHDLITSKRYRAWQKPLERIMFKYVELCVDMRKGRFAKDGLIQYRIVCQQVNVTSLEEVIKHFLHLSTEKAEQARSQAQALEEALDVDDLEADKRPEDLMLSYVSGEKGKDRSDRELVTPWFKFLWETYRTVLEILRNNSKLEALYAMTAHRAFQFCKVYKRTTEFRRLCEIIRNHLANLNKYRDQRDRPDLSAPESLQLYLDTRFEQLKVATELELWQEAFRSVEDIHGLMCMVKKTPKPSLMVVYYVKLTEIFWISDSNLYHAYAWFKLFSIQKSFNKNLSQKDLQLIASSVILAALAVSPYDSKHGASHLELEHEKERNLRMANLIGFSLDSKLESRDVLSRANLLSELVSKGVLSCTIQEVKDLYHLLEHEFFPLDLATKLQPLLNKISKLGGKLSSASSVPEVQLSQYVPALEKLATLRLLQQVSKVYQTMKIESLSQMIPFFDFSAVEKISVDAVKQNFIAMKVDHSRNIVLFGNLGIESDGLRDHLTVLAESLNNARAMIYPPVGKASKTGDILPDLADIVDKEHKRLLARKSIIEKRKEELERQLLEMEREEESRRLKLLKITEEAEQKRLAAEYEQRKNQRLRREIEERELEEAQALLQEAEKRVGKKKGSRKPVLDSEKLSKQTLMQLALTEQLRERQEMEKKLQKLAKTMDYLERAKREEAAPLIEEEFQQRLLEERMIHERNQQLEVELSKQRHEGDLKEKNRMARMLESKKSFQERVISLRQEEFSRRRTEREEHIRQIIQARKAEREAKRKKIFYVRREEERIRILREEEEARKREEAERRKKEEAERKAKLDEIAEKQRQRERELEEKERLRKESLFGSSARSGDAPARPDVAPSSRPLDPRTAAPAAAATSPAKYVPKFRRNEGSTPDAPLSESGRWGSSRPDNRPSRPDSWRNDDSRSAFGSSRPSWSSSRVRSSTDR